One window from the genome of Brooklawnia cerclae encodes:
- a CDS encoding N-acetylglucosamine kinase → MYLLGMDIGGTSVRAVVTDEAGTLVGRGRSGGANFRSSDGDPVSHLDDALGQALGSAGLDGSQVHAAAVGAAGAAQGGRATVSAMLEETFRPRGIPTPVLVDDTDIAFRSAAPASDGVLLLAGTGSGAARYSRWRQVARCDGMGWLLGDEGSGVWLGREVLRAAAADLDRRGPATALTGEVLRKLGVPDAGDPRQPLIAAAASLPAAAWGRFAAPALELDGRDAVADALLDEAAARLTAIAEAVSAKDEVVFAGGLLAAGPLRARLLRRFTGPYAAHPVVGACALAADSAGAPLDRAALLAALDRKDAERGGAGG, encoded by the coding sequence ATGTATCTGCTGGGGATGGACATCGGTGGAACCAGCGTCCGTGCGGTCGTCACCGACGAGGCCGGGACGCTGGTGGGGCGCGGACGCTCCGGGGGGGCCAACTTCCGTTCGTCCGACGGAGATCCGGTCTCCCACCTGGACGATGCACTGGGTCAGGCGTTGGGCTCGGCCGGCCTGGACGGCTCACAGGTCCACGCCGCGGCCGTCGGAGCCGCCGGTGCAGCGCAAGGCGGGCGCGCGACCGTGTCGGCGATGCTCGAGGAGACCTTCCGGCCTCGGGGAATCCCCACGCCCGTGCTCGTGGACGACACCGACATCGCGTTCCGCTCGGCGGCGCCGGCCTCCGACGGGGTGCTGCTGCTGGCGGGCACCGGCTCGGGAGCGGCGCGGTACAGCCGGTGGCGACAGGTCGCGCGGTGCGACGGCATGGGGTGGCTGCTGGGCGACGAGGGGTCGGGGGTCTGGCTCGGACGCGAGGTGCTGCGTGCCGCGGCCGCCGACCTCGACCGGCGGGGCCCCGCCACCGCGCTGACCGGGGAGGTCCTGCGGAAACTCGGTGTGCCGGACGCGGGCGACCCGCGCCAGCCGTTGATCGCCGCTGCTGCAAGCCTGCCGGCGGCAGCCTGGGGACGGTTCGCCGCGCCGGCTCTGGAACTCGACGGGCGGGACGCGGTCGCCGACGCCCTGCTCGACGAGGCAGCCGCGCGGCTGACGGCGATCGCCGAGGCGGTCTCCGCGAAGGACGAGGTGGTCTTCGCCGGGGGTCTGCTGGCGGCGGGCCCGCTCCGCGCGCGACTGCTGCGCCGCTTCACCGGCCCCTATGCGGCTCACCCGGTGGTGGGGGCCTGCGCACTGGCCGCCGACTCGGCCGGCGCTCCCCTCGACAGGGCGGCGTTGCTCGCGGCGCTCGACCGCAAGGATGCCGAGCGAGGCGGCGCCGGCGGGTGA
- a CDS encoding sensor histidine kinase translates to MSSSRSRSPTLRRQLVVRICLIVAAVTIVISALSTFVVHTILVSNLDQQLNYAVHASDEGPRGHVSDETPDLQPDKLRLGGMPQGSISLTVSPGGQVTATVVAASGSTTAELDQIQALAGLARDGQVRTIHIDDLGSFRAVAVTYQGYALAVAAPLEVTESVIHQMIAIEALLAVLALGVAAVVSNVIVRASLRPLTRLADTASEVATLPLESGEVDLGIRVPTSGLDPTSEVGRVGSAFNSMLDNVESSLQARQASETRVREFVADASHELRNPLASIRGYAELTRRSREPLPSDTVFALGRIESESERMSRLVEQMLLLARLDNGPNHEVTDVDLTETVLNAVSDARAAGPGHAWTITMPDDPVVVRGDANQLLQVVSNLLSNARKHTPEGTRVDTSLAIDGQYATIAVTDNGPGIPEALRATIFERFTKADEARTHDREGSTGLGLAIVAAVAKAHGGSVTLDSRAAAAGQPGFSRFVVRLPLPQAHAPAASTPRAGTPGDR, encoded by the coding sequence ATGTCCTCAAGCCGGTCTCGTAGCCCGACGCTACGGCGCCAGCTCGTCGTCCGCATCTGCCTGATCGTGGCCGCGGTGACGATCGTCATCAGCGCGCTGTCGACGTTCGTCGTCCACACGATCCTCGTGAGCAACCTCGACCAGCAGCTCAACTACGCCGTACACGCCTCCGACGAGGGACCCCGCGGGCACGTGTCCGACGAGACTCCCGATCTGCAGCCTGACAAGCTCAGGCTCGGTGGCATGCCGCAGGGCAGCATCTCGCTGACGGTCTCCCCGGGTGGCCAGGTCACGGCGACCGTGGTCGCCGCCTCGGGATCGACCACCGCGGAACTCGATCAGATCCAGGCCCTCGCCGGGCTCGCCCGCGACGGTCAGGTTCGCACGATCCACATCGACGACCTGGGCAGCTTCCGTGCGGTCGCCGTCACCTACCAGGGGTACGCCCTGGCTGTGGCGGCGCCCCTCGAAGTCACCGAGAGCGTGATCCACCAGATGATCGCCATCGAAGCCCTGCTGGCGGTACTCGCCCTCGGAGTGGCCGCGGTGGTCTCGAACGTGATCGTGAGGGCTTCGCTGCGTCCCCTGACCAGACTCGCCGACACCGCCTCCGAGGTCGCCACCCTGCCGCTCGAATCGGGGGAGGTCGACCTCGGCATCCGTGTGCCGACCAGTGGGCTCGACCCCACGAGCGAGGTCGGACGCGTCGGGTCGGCCTTCAATTCGATGCTCGACAACGTGGAATCGTCCCTGCAGGCCCGACAGGCATCCGAGACCCGCGTCCGGGAGTTCGTCGCCGACGCCAGCCACGAATTGCGCAATCCCCTGGCCTCGATCCGCGGATACGCCGAACTCACCCGCCGCAGCCGGGAGCCGCTGCCGAGCGACACGGTGTTCGCACTCGGACGCATCGAGTCGGAATCCGAGCGGATGAGCCGCCTCGTGGAACAGATGCTCCTGCTCGCCCGGCTCGACAACGGGCCCAACCACGAGGTCACCGACGTCGACCTCACCGAGACCGTGCTCAACGCGGTGAGCGACGCGCGGGCGGCCGGCCCCGGCCATGCCTGGACGATCACCATGCCGGACGATCCCGTGGTCGTCCGGGGGGACGCGAACCAGTTGCTCCAGGTGGTCTCGAACCTGCTCAGCAACGCACGCAAGCACACCCCCGAGGGCACCCGGGTCGACACCAGTCTGGCCATCGACGGCCAGTACGCCACCATCGCCGTCACCGACAACGGGCCGGGAATCCCCGAAGCGCTACGAGCCACCATCTTCGAGCGGTTCACCAAGGCGGACGAGGCCCGCACCCACGACCGCGAGGGGTCGACCGGGTTGGGGCTGGCGATCGTCGCCGCAGTGGCAAAGGCTCACGGCGGATCGGTCACCCTCGACAGCCGTGCCGCGGCTGCCGGGCAGCCGGGCTTCTCCCGGTTCGTCGTGCGGCTCCCGCTGCCGCAGGCCCATGCGCCTGCCGCGTCGACGCCGAGGGCGGGCACGCCGGGTGATCGGTGA
- a CDS encoding response regulator transcription factor: protein MPSEDIDELTRPDGSPIRVLAVDDEPSLTELLSMALRYEGWQPYTAASGNEAVRVARDTKPDAIVLDMMLPDFDGLEVMRRVRTDQPDMPVIFLTARDAVADRIAGLTAGGDDYVTKPFSLEELIARLRALLRRSGAASRKPDALLVVGDLTLDEDSHEVTRSGEPVHLTATEFELLRYLMRNPRRVLSKAQILDRVWNYDFGGQANVVELYISYLRKKIDAGRKPMIHTMRGAGYVLKPVS, encoded by the coding sequence ATGCCCAGCGAAGACATTGACGAACTCACCCGGCCCGACGGCTCACCGATTCGCGTCCTGGCCGTCGACGACGAGCCCAGCCTCACCGAGTTGCTGAGCATGGCGCTGCGCTACGAGGGCTGGCAGCCCTACACCGCGGCGTCGGGCAACGAGGCCGTACGCGTGGCCCGTGACACGAAGCCCGATGCCATCGTCCTCGACATGATGCTGCCCGACTTCGACGGCCTGGAGGTGATGCGCCGCGTCCGCACCGATCAGCCGGACATGCCGGTGATCTTCCTCACCGCACGGGACGCGGTGGCCGACCGCATCGCCGGCCTCACCGCCGGCGGCGACGACTACGTCACCAAGCCGTTCAGCCTCGAAGAGCTGATCGCCCGGCTCCGCGCGCTGCTACGCCGCAGTGGCGCGGCCAGCCGCAAGCCCGACGCGCTGCTCGTCGTCGGCGATCTGACCCTGGACGAGGACTCGCACGAGGTCACCCGCAGCGGCGAGCCCGTGCACCTCACGGCGACCGAGTTCGAGTTGCTGAGGTACCTGATGCGCAACCCGCGGCGCGTCCTGTCGAAGGCCCAGATCCTCGACCGGGTGTGGAACTACGACTTCGGCGGCCAGGCGAACGTCGTCGAGCTCTACATCAGCTACCTGCGCAAGAAGATCGACGCCGGGCGCAAGCCGATGATCCACACCATGCGCGGAGCGGGGTATGTCCTCAAGCCGGTCTCGTAG
- a CDS encoding DoxX family protein, whose protein sequence is MAYTASAVTAPNRAGTVVRSLLLFIARLAFAAILLAHAWWRWSVAGIDAQTAMLRDHQIPQAEVLAYATIVFEAMAGALLVLGLLTRFVSAVVVIEQALVIALIKLPSGVYLADGGFEYNAALATLGVVFLAVGAHHVGLDALFARGRRADRDDDELYQPALGSSQL, encoded by the coding sequence ATGGCCTATACCGCATCCGCTGTCACTGCCCCCAACCGGGCGGGGACCGTCGTCCGCAGCCTGCTGCTGTTCATAGCCCGGCTGGCGTTCGCCGCGATCCTGCTGGCCCACGCCTGGTGGCGCTGGAGCGTCGCCGGCATCGACGCACAGACCGCCATGCTGCGTGACCACCAGATCCCCCAGGCCGAGGTGCTCGCCTACGCCACCATCGTCTTCGAGGCCATGGCGGGCGCACTGCTCGTCCTGGGGCTGCTCACGCGCTTCGTCTCGGCGGTCGTCGTCATCGAGCAGGCGCTGGTCATCGCGCTGATCAAACTGCCGTCGGGCGTCTACCTCGCCGACGGCGGCTTCGAGTACAACGCCGCGCTCGCCACGCTCGGGGTGGTCTTCCTCGCGGTCGGTGCACACCACGTGGGGCTCGACGCGCTGTTCGCCCGCGGCCGGCGTGCCGATCGGGACGACGATGAGCTCTACCAGCCCGCCCTCGGTTCTTCACAGCTGTGA
- a CDS encoding radical SAM protein gives MKILKGSEGWWVFGSETIALLPTTAVNEQGIIADHVMLDLENGGFFQSSDGDDATYYLTVLTSTSCNCGCNYCFQNTGAASHGVQNPPRLKSLRLDVDTTAKILRFTQQQMRFASKTGLHILLFGGEPLLNPEGCLDLLKRARPLGLVGAIMVSNGYLLGDELANELAHYGLKRVKVTFDGARRAHDTIRTTRSGRPTYEQILTNLQRCTDKTVIDWDIRINISKQNIDSIDELTTDLIERLDGRRCAVDFAPVYDIGNGYSVGLDLQDESFSNSDLISLLTSCSVKLLEHGFTLAPPPSSKGCVYCAEARGLNGAVVNADGKLYSCWETAGRVGWDVGDVDTGYLPDELLRNRWVSCGFDQTNFSSEDLEELFDRVAVNVLEWQLAAGRL, from the coding sequence ATGAAGATTCTAAAAGGGTCCGAAGGCTGGTGGGTCTTTGGGAGCGAAACCATAGCACTCCTACCCACTACCGCAGTAAACGAGCAGGGAATCATCGCCGATCATGTCATGCTGGATCTCGAAAATGGCGGCTTTTTTCAGTCGAGCGACGGGGACGACGCCACTTACTATTTGACTGTCCTAACGTCGACGAGCTGCAACTGCGGTTGTAACTACTGCTTTCAGAATACGGGAGCCGCTTCTCATGGTGTCCAGAATCCGCCTCGACTGAAGTCTTTGAGACTCGACGTTGACACAACCGCCAAAATCCTGAGGTTCACTCAGCAGCAGATGCGGTTTGCGTCCAAGACAGGTCTCCACATACTGCTATTCGGAGGCGAACCGCTGCTCAACCCTGAAGGATGTTTGGATTTGCTGAAACGCGCACGCCCGCTTGGTTTAGTAGGCGCAATCATGGTCTCAAATGGTTATCTCCTAGGCGATGAATTGGCCAACGAGTTGGCGCACTACGGGCTGAAGCGAGTTAAGGTCACATTCGATGGCGCCCGTCGGGCGCACGACACAATTCGCACCACACGTTCCGGCCGTCCTACGTATGAACAGATTCTCACAAACCTCCAGCGGTGCACTGACAAGACCGTGATCGATTGGGACATCCGGATCAACATCTCAAAGCAGAACATCGACTCGATAGACGAGTTGACGACCGATTTGATCGAAAGATTGGATGGCAGGCGTTGCGCTGTCGACTTTGCCCCCGTTTACGACATAGGTAATGGATACTCGGTCGGCCTCGACTTGCAAGATGAGAGCTTTTCGAATTCTGATTTGATCTCGCTTCTAACCTCCTGTAGCGTCAAACTCCTCGAACATGGATTCACGCTGGCGCCTCCGCCTTCCTCCAAAGGGTGTGTCTATTGTGCAGAAGCTCGAGGTTTGAACGGTGCGGTAGTAAACGCCGACGGGAAACTATACAGTTGCTGGGAGACTGCAGGAAGAGTCGGCTGGGATGTTGGCGACGTCGATACGGGATATCTACCGGACGAACTTCTTCGAAACCGTTGGGTTTCGTGTGGTTTCGACCAAACTAATTTCTCATCTGAAGATTTAGAGGAATTGTTCGACCGCGTAGCAGTAAACGTACTTGAGTGGCAGCTCGCTGCCGGTCGCCTGTAG
- a CDS encoding class I SAM-dependent DNA methyltransferase gives MPLDNLPPISTADATYSQFAPIYDLYKSVDDYGRAAELILEIAALDGCRPVDVLDAATGTGNLAEQFARHGMSVWAFDYCDEMLDVARKKPSLSRATIFNADMRHLPIFAESFDLVTCWNDSMNYLLTLHDFRQAIQGFYARMRSGAVLVFDLNTLNTYRAIAEGAVVYETAAGSFTLRPKYNEIQAGRLFQYTLGQEYGTGMWRGDTEHNSIHTQRHYRVSEVTRVLKDAGFTRVQKRGIRSRNLFRADGEQDFRKIVYSALRLP, from the coding sequence ATGCCGCTCGACAACCTCCCACCCATAAGCACCGCCGACGCCACGTACAGTCAGTTCGCCCCCATATACGACCTCTACAAGAGCGTTGACGACTACGGGCGGGCCGCTGAGCTCATACTTGAGATCGCCGCACTGGACGGGTGCCGTCCCGTCGATGTTCTCGACGCCGCGACAGGAACCGGGAACCTAGCAGAGCAGTTCGCGCGCCATGGCATGAGCGTATGGGCATTTGATTACTGCGACGAAATGTTAGACGTGGCCAGAAAGAAGCCTTCACTTTCGCGAGCCACCATATTCAACGCAGACATGCGCCATCTACCGATTTTTGCTGAATCATTCGATTTGGTGACATGCTGGAATGATTCTATGAATTACCTGCTAACCCTTCACGACTTTCGTCAGGCAATACAAGGGTTTTACGCAAGGATGCGCAGTGGAGCTGTTCTCGTGTTCGATCTAAACACGCTCAATACTTACAGAGCTATTGCAGAAGGAGCGGTTGTCTATGAGACGGCTGCCGGATCGTTTACTCTGCGCCCTAAGTATAACGAAATTCAGGCTGGTAGACTTTTCCAATACACTCTAGGCCAGGAATACGGAACGGGCATGTGGCGTGGTGATACCGAACACAACTCGATTCATACCCAGCGTCACTATAGAGTCTCCGAAGTCACGAGAGTCCTCAAGGATGCGGGATTCACTAGGGTCCAGAAACGAGGGATTCGATCCCGAAATCTGTTTCGGGCCGACGGCGAGCAGGACTTTCGCAAGATTGTATATTCGGCGCTTCGTCTCCCATGA
- a CDS encoding ArsR/SmtB family transcription factor has translation MDQPEASNGQRTPLIRDAATLRRVATPDRIRIYEFLVRTGSSRVSAIAGALGLAVGSVSHHLRVMYQDGFVVRADELAPDRRSRFWRAVPGGIRWESPSDPGELQYLSAVDEAQTVIQSRRDDAVRAWRQSLASWPSAWREAAMDTDSVLKLTPDQAENFRDEILEVIARWRQCTPASGIARDVFVSFMSIPMGQPRA, from the coding sequence ATGGATCAACCTGAGGCCTCGAACGGGCAACGGACTCCTCTCATCCGTGATGCCGCTACTCTCCGGCGAGTCGCCACGCCAGATCGGATCAGAATCTATGAGTTTCTGGTCCGCACAGGCTCGTCCCGGGTTAGCGCGATCGCAGGGGCGCTTGGGCTAGCGGTCGGCTCGGTCAGCCATCACCTTCGGGTCATGTATCAAGACGGCTTTGTCGTCAGGGCGGACGAGCTAGCGCCTGATCGGCGTTCGCGCTTCTGGCGGGCAGTCCCGGGAGGGATCCGATGGGAGTCACCTTCTGATCCCGGCGAACTGCAGTACTTGTCGGCTGTAGACGAAGCCCAGACGGTCATCCAGAGTCGACGCGACGATGCTGTCCGTGCTTGGCGGCAGTCGCTCGCATCGTGGCCGTCGGCTTGGCGCGAGGCAGCCATGGACACTGACTCTGTACTGAAGTTGACGCCCGACCAGGCGGAGAACTTCCGCGATGAGATCCTCGAGGTCATCGCGCGGTGGCGGCAATGCACGCCAGCTTCAGGAATTGCCCGTGATGTGTTCGTATCGTTCATGTCAATACCGATGGGACAGCCGCGAGCGTGA
- a CDS encoding MFS transporter, with product MAPLVVTFAVLSISTSAHELAVVTIARTLAMLVLLPVAGVAADRVRPGTILVTAHAIAALSQSCAALLLHASLPKIPLLTVMEAINGGASALALPVFMAIVPAVVEDRHLVQANSAITMVRSAATIVGPLLASLLISSGPSAGLALNAALFALSACLCGQLRLGAPATDLSAGRRLIDDIREGWVDFVSRSWIWSVVFAFTLVNAVFAGVQSVIGPIVAVSHRGLGQSGWGLAIAAMGAGMFIAGIVMYRMRPRHPLVSGLVSATTIALPPLCLWAVPSALPVACAFLVAGIGMEVFSICWLSVLQFNVPQDRLGRVSTFDALGSYVAVPIGTSLAGVLQPIHGDLLLPLAALVILVSAAAPLIVPSVRSITANTWSDSIADCPEKD from the coding sequence ATGGCCCCGCTGGTCGTGACGTTTGCAGTACTTTCGATCAGCACCAGCGCACACGAGTTGGCTGTAGTCACAATCGCTCGAACTCTGGCTATGCTTGTGCTCTTGCCGGTCGCCGGAGTAGCGGCAGATCGAGTTCGTCCTGGCACGATCCTTGTGACTGCACACGCCATCGCGGCTCTGAGCCAATCCTGTGCGGCTCTCCTACTGCATGCTTCACTGCCAAAGATTCCGTTGTTGACCGTAATGGAGGCCATCAACGGCGGGGCCAGCGCGTTGGCTCTTCCGGTGTTCATGGCGATCGTTCCGGCCGTCGTCGAGGATAGACATCTTGTCCAGGCTAACTCCGCTATCACCATGGTTCGTAGTGCCGCAACGATCGTTGGACCACTATTGGCCAGCTTATTGATCTCTTCAGGTCCGAGTGCTGGTCTCGCGCTTAATGCGGCGCTGTTTGCTCTGTCTGCATGCCTTTGCGGTCAATTGAGACTTGGGGCGCCTGCGACCGATCTGTCTGCTGGACGAAGGCTTATCGACGATATCCGGGAAGGATGGGTTGACTTTGTGTCCCGCTCTTGGATCTGGTCGGTCGTATTCGCTTTCACACTTGTCAACGCGGTCTTTGCCGGCGTTCAGAGCGTAATTGGCCCCATAGTGGCGGTATCCCATCGAGGTCTTGGGCAATCAGGCTGGGGTTTGGCTATCGCTGCGATGGGCGCTGGTATGTTCATTGCCGGTATCGTTATGTACCGCATGCGCCCACGCCACCCGTTAGTCTCCGGACTTGTCAGTGCCACCACCATTGCGCTGCCCCCGTTGTGCCTCTGGGCCGTCCCAAGTGCTCTGCCAGTGGCTTGCGCCTTTCTGGTTGCCGGCATCGGTATGGAAGTGTTCAGCATCTGCTGGCTCAGTGTGCTGCAATTCAACGTACCGCAGGATCGACTCGGCCGCGTCTCTACTTTCGACGCGCTCGGTTCTTACGTGGCTGTGCCCATTGGGACCAGTCTCGCTGGAGTTCTTCAGCCGATTCACGGGGATCTACTACTTCCGCTCGCCGCATTGGTGATCCTTGTTTCTGCCGCAGCCCCGCTAATTGTTCCGAGTGTGAGGTCGATCACGGCTAATACGTGGAGCGACTCCATCGCGGACTGCCCGGAGAAGGATTGA
- a CDS encoding alpha/beta-hydrolase family protein, with product MRLHNPFSGSRLIGRNGVILHGGRLRPGRVGRTGKTLAAQVTALTVPEVATGIAGYAASYTPSLLPRPWYFQGLVAGIGAMSGYQLGLLATWLAETVAGRFGVRIKPGVRRGGIAAGAAVAGLGMVAIPLRSIRWHRQTAAYVRHPGPDAFWAVASAGAASGVFWLFLAQWRLTLASINILSTHLHNRFARDLVARAVSTLVVLATILVLLDQVILRGVVGVATTASAQVDLRTPPNVFQPTTPLHSGSGESLEPWDSLGLQGKRFTCAGPTLARVAEVMAGLPAASEEPLQPIRAYASMNGRTLPEVVDAVLAELDRTGAWERKAILVVTTTGRGNVNEWSTSAFEYLMRGDSAVAAMQYSGLPSAVTMISSKAVPVNASQMLFAAIEERVASLPESRRPKLYVAGESLGAFGSNGIFESPDDLFSRAAGGVWTGCPGFTPLQSAFTRRRSPDSTQVWPVVDDGRHVRFATTGDHLVTDPCDVPFGPWDEPRFVYLQNDTDPVVWWAPKLLWRKPEWMDEMRGTNTPMGRMTWVPVITFWQIAADMPVCRSIGAGYGHKYAAEQCVPAWAGVLGLDPATDWTPLLDALNTDVPPVAP from the coding sequence ATGCGCCTGCACAACCCGTTCAGCGGAAGTCGGCTGATCGGCAGGAACGGGGTCATCCTGCACGGCGGCCGGTTGAGGCCCGGCCGGGTGGGACGAACGGGGAAGACGCTGGCCGCGCAGGTCACGGCGCTCACCGTCCCCGAGGTGGCGACCGGCATCGCCGGCTACGCGGCGTCCTACACCCCCAGCCTGCTTCCCCGCCCGTGGTATTTCCAGGGTCTGGTCGCGGGGATAGGCGCGATGAGCGGCTATCAGCTCGGCTTGCTGGCCACCTGGCTGGCGGAGACGGTGGCCGGACGATTCGGCGTCCGCATCAAGCCGGGCGTGCGCCGCGGTGGCATCGCCGCGGGTGCGGCCGTGGCCGGTCTCGGCATGGTCGCCATTCCGTTGCGATCCATCCGCTGGCACCGGCAGACCGCCGCCTATGTGCGTCACCCGGGCCCGGACGCGTTCTGGGCGGTCGCCTCGGCCGGGGCGGCGTCCGGTGTCTTCTGGCTGTTCCTGGCCCAGTGGCGCCTCACCCTCGCGTCCATCAACATCCTCTCCACACATCTGCACAACCGGTTCGCACGCGACCTGGTCGCGCGAGCGGTGTCGACGCTCGTCGTGCTCGCCACGATCCTGGTGCTCCTCGATCAGGTGATCCTGCGTGGCGTCGTCGGAGTGGCCACCACCGCGTCCGCGCAGGTCGACCTGCGCACGCCACCGAACGTGTTCCAGCCGACCACGCCGCTGCACTCGGGCAGCGGCGAGTCGCTCGAGCCCTGGGACAGCCTGGGCCTGCAGGGCAAGCGTTTCACCTGCGCGGGTCCCACGCTCGCGCGCGTCGCCGAGGTCATGGCCGGTCTCCCTGCGGCCTCCGAGGAGCCGCTGCAGCCGATCCGTGCCTATGCGTCGATGAACGGCCGGACGCTGCCCGAGGTCGTCGACGCGGTACTCGCCGAACTCGACCGGACGGGGGCATGGGAGCGCAAGGCGATCCTCGTGGTGACCACGACCGGACGCGGGAACGTCAACGAATGGAGCACATCGGCGTTCGAGTACCTGATGAGGGGCGACAGTGCCGTCGCTGCCATGCAGTACTCGGGGCTGCCCTCGGCGGTCACCATGATCAGCTCGAAGGCCGTGCCCGTGAACGCCTCCCAGATGCTGTTCGCCGCGATCGAGGAGCGCGTAGCGTCCCTGCCCGAATCACGGCGCCCCAAGCTGTACGTCGCGGGCGAGTCGCTGGGGGCGTTCGGATCGAACGGGATCTTCGAGAGCCCCGACGACCTGTTCAGCCGCGCCGCCGGTGGTGTGTGGACGGGCTGCCCCGGCTTCACCCCCTTGCAGTCGGCGTTCACCAGACGCCGCAGCCCGGACTCGACGCAGGTCTGGCCGGTGGTGGACGACGGCCGCCACGTGCGGTTCGCCACCACCGGCGACCACCTCGTCACCGATCCGTGCGACGTGCCGTTCGGGCCGTGGGACGAACCCCGCTTCGTCTACCTGCAGAACGACACCGATCCCGTGGTGTGGTGGGCGCCGAAGCTGCTGTGGCGCAAGCCCGAATGGATGGACGAGATGCGGGGGACGAACACCCCCATGGGACGCATGACCTGGGTTCCGGTCATCACCTTCTGGCAGATCGCGGCCGACATGCCCGTATGCCGCAGCATCGGCGCGGGGTACGGGCACAAGTACGCCGCGGAGCAGTGCGTGCCCGCATGGGCCGGCGTCCTCGGCCTCGACCCGGCCACAGACTGGACCCCGCTGCTGGACGCGCTCAACACCGACGTCCCGCCGGTCGCACCCTGA
- a CDS encoding NADPH-dependent FMN reductase: MSHTLLVIVASTRPGRIGRAFGDWTVDFAQSHSDFDVQLADLAEIDLPLYDEPEHPRFGNYQHEHTKAWAKIVGGADAFVFVTNEYNHSFNAALKNALDYLGPEWRGKPAAFFSYGGASAGLRATNALDSVLACLGIISVQPAISVPFAMQYVKDGVATLPDAVASAGPAMLAELQRMTDLLRPAAQ; the protein is encoded by the coding sequence ATGTCTCACACACTGCTCGTCATCGTGGCCAGCACCCGCCCCGGCCGCATCGGCCGCGCCTTCGGCGATTGGACGGTCGACTTCGCACAGTCACACAGCGACTTCGACGTCCAACTCGCCGACCTGGCGGAGATCGACCTGCCTCTCTACGACGAGCCCGAGCACCCCCGGTTCGGCAACTACCAGCACGAGCACACCAAGGCCTGGGCGAAGATCGTCGGCGGCGCGGACGCCTTCGTCTTCGTGACGAACGAGTACAACCACTCCTTCAACGCGGCACTCAAGAACGCCCTCGACTACCTCGGCCCGGAATGGCGCGGCAAGCCCGCCGCCTTCTTCTCCTACGGCGGCGCCTCGGCGGGTCTGCGGGCCACCAACGCCCTCGACAGCGTTCTGGCATGCCTCGGCATCATCTCCGTGCAGCCCGCCATCTCCGTGCCGTTCGCCATGCAGTACGTCAAGGACGGCGTGGCCACACTCCCCGATGCCGTGGCCTCCGCAGGGCCGGCGATGCTGGCCGAACTGCAGCGCATGACCGACCTGCTGCGTCCCGCAGCGCAGTGA